The DNA region AACATGAGTATCGCTACCTTGGGCTGTTTGATTCTCTGGTTGGGCTGGTTTGGTTTCAACCCAGGTTCCACAATGAGTGTGGGCTGGACGATTGCTCACATTGCAGTCACCACCAACATGGCAGGGGCAGCCGGCGGTATTGCGGCGACCATTGTCGCTTGGCTGTATCTGGGTAAACCGGATCTTTCGATGATCATTAACGGCGTCCTCGCCGGCTTAGTTTCTGTTACCGCATCTTGCGCCTTCATTAACATTCCTTCCGCTGCCATCATTGGTGCGATTGGCGGCATTTTAGTCGTTTTCGCGGTGCCCTTCTTCGACAAGTTGGGCATTGATGACCCCGTGGGTGCAATCTCAGTCCACCTGGTTAATGGTGTCTGGGGAACCCTAGCCGTCGGTCTGTTCGCCCTAGGGCCAGGATCTCGGATTGGGGAACTCGAACTCTATGGAGAAGGTGCAGGGCCGGCAGCAGGACTATTGTTCGGTGGTGGTTTGACCCAACTCATCCCTCAAATCGTCGGGATTCTCTCCGTCGGCGGTTTCACCGTTCTCATGTCAACTATTTTCTGGCTGGTACTCAAGTCAACCCTTGGCATTCGGGTGTCTGAAGAAGAAGAAAAGAAAGGTTTGGATATCGGCGAACACGGCATGGAAGCCTACAGCGGATTCCTTAAGGATAATCGCGGGTAGTTAGCGGCCCTTAATTGTTGATTATTTAATGATTAAATATGCGGTAGGAGTGTTTTTCAGGCGAGCAGCCACTCCTAGCCGCATTTTTTATGTGTAGTTAACTTAAGCGCTGGTTGAAAGGTTCTGGTTGAGTGTCGTAGTCTAGTGGGAGACGCGGTACTGATTCTTGTTAAGAGAGGGTTGAGCCATTGCAATTAAAATCTGCTAACCCTATTCCTGAGCGCGTGTCCATTGCTTTAAAGAAAGCTCCTACATGGGCATTGCTGTCTCTTCTAACGAACATCCTGTTAATCCTGACTATCTTTGTGCTGCTGCTACGAAATGAATTTCGTTCAGCTAGCTTGCAAACGAGTGAGGGGAATACAACAAAGCTTGAGCAAAAACAGCCGGTGCCTCCAGAATTGGGTCCACGCCACCAGTGGACTTACCAGCAGTGGGTGGCCCAACTGGAACGCGAAGCCCAAGCAGCAGCGCAAAACAAACCCAAACGTTTGACGGTTCTAGCCGGCGATTCTCTCAGTCTATGGTTTCCTGCTAAGCTACTGCCTGCCGGTCGTGCTTGGTTGAATCAGGGCATTTCTGGAGAAACTTCAAATGGTTTGCTGAGGCGTTTGACACTGCTAGATCGCACTCAGCCGGAAACGGTTTTCGTGATGATCGGCATTAATGATTTAATTCGCGGGGTAACGGATGAAGCAATTTTAGATAATCAGCGATTGATTATTCAGGATCTTCGGTGGGTTCACCCTAATGTAGAAATTATTATCCAATCGATTTTGCCCCACAGTGGTGCTCAGGCAACTTGGGAGGGACGTGATCGCTTACTAGCAATTCCGAATAGCCGCATTCGCGAACTTAACCGGCAATTAGCTTTACTTGCCGAAGAAGAAGGCGTAAAATTTCTTGATTTATATCAGTTATTTACAGATCCTCAAGGAAATCTGCGGATTGAACTGAGTAGTGACGGGTTGCATTTGAATGAGCAAGGTTATTTAGTTTGGCGCTCAGCATTACAATTGTTTACCCAATTGGAACTAGATCGGCAACCGCCGGCAGAGTATTAAATCTCGAAATTGGGCATGGGGCATTGGGCATGGGGGATGGGGCATGGGGCATGGGGCATGGGGATTGGGCACATGGGGTGATCAAAGCTGAAAACTCTCTTTTCCCCTTACTCAGCTTCCCCAATCACGGTGAATGCTGCCCAATCTCTGGGGTTGGGATGTTGCTGCTTCGTTGTTAACATCGCTTGCCGCAATGCCTGGGCTTTATTCGGGTCTTGCTGTAAATTTCGATAAAATTGACTCATTAAATTTGCGGTGGGAGCATCGGGAACTGCCCACAAAGACACAATGACTGTTGGGGTGCCGGCGCTAATTAACGAGCGAGATAAGCCGATTACTCCATCGCCGGTGATTTCTCCCCTGCCGGTGTCACAGGCGCTTAAAACTACTAATTCAGCATTAATTTTTAAATCCAGAATTTCCCCAGAAGTCAGCAACCCATCCTCCTTGCCACCAGGGGCGAGGGCAACCGCGCCGGGAACACCAAACCCAAAATCATCAATCAATCCGTGGGTTGCTAAATGGACGATTTTAGCCCCATAAATTTGCTGTTTAATTGCCGTTTCTGTTGCTTGACTTCCAATCAGCGGTTGTGTATTAAAAAGTTTGGCAATTTCCTGAGCTTCTGTCTCTGCACCCTTTAATTCTGACAGTTGAACCGGCTCCTCTCCAACTTGCAGAGAAATGCTCGGCATCGTCGGATTGCCAACAATCAGCATTTCTTTACCTAATACAGTTTGTCGCTGCTTGCGGGTAAGTTCCAAAACTTGAATGGATGGAGCCGTTAAAATCGTATGCTTGTCAATTAAATAAGTGCCTTTTTCATCTTGTAAAGCAGCGAATGGCACGAGAAATAAGGCTTGTTGGGGAATAAAAACCACCGGAGAATTCGCATCGGAGGGCAAGAGATCCGCAATCGGTGCAATCAGCAATTGATGAAGTTTTTGTAAGGATTGTGTTTGATTGGCTTGCTGTTTTTGAACCGCTTCCGGGCCGAGTTCAACGCTAATAATGCCCAGTCCTCTCACACCGATTGATTCGCGGGTAACGGTGACAAGTTTAGCTAAGTTGGTATTTTGTTGCTGCCACAGAGGTTTGAGATCCGCTTTGCGGAAGGTGACAACACCTGCGGGGTTAATAACCCAGATATAAAGTTCTGATTCCCGCCATTCTTGTTTGTCCCCAATTTTGAATTCTTCGCGAATAATCGAATATTGCACCAAGGTGGCATTTTGCGCTTTGGCAATTTGCTGAATTTGGGTGAGGGTGGGTTTGAGAGCCGGCAAATTGTTGGGATTATTAGAGAGTTTTTGCGAGAGTAATTCGACAAAGGCTCTAGCTCGTCCCCGTTCCGCAACTTCTAAGGCCGAATTAGTTTTATTTTGGGCGATTAACACTTTCTGCAAAAATTCGTAAGCTCCCTGCTGCGTTTCAAAAATAGAAATTTTCTGAGCATCAGTTAAATCGGGGCGTAGAGATTCCATAACTTCAAGAGCAGCCACTAAGTTGGTTTCCGCTTCGGCATACTGTCCTAGATTGTTGTAAACTGACCCAATATTGCTCAGAATCCTCCCGTATCCCGCTTGATCGCCAACTTCTTTAGCAATAGCTAAAGCTTGGTTGTAAAATTCCAATGCTTTGGGATACTGTCCTAGACTAAGGTAAACTGACCCAATATTGCTCAGAATCGTCCCGTATCCCGCTTGATCGCCAACTTCTTTAGCAATAGCTAAAGCTTGGTTGTAAAATTCCAATGCTTTGGGATACTGTCCTAGACTAAGGTAAACTGACCCAATACTGCCCAGAGCCCTCCCGTATAGCGCCTGAGCGCCAACTTCTTTAGCAATAGCTAAAGCTTGGTTGTAAAATTCCAATGCTTTGGGATACTGTCCTAGACTAAGGTAAACTGCCCCAATACTGCCCAGAATCCTCCCGTATCCCGCTTGATCGCCAACTTCTTTAGCAATAGCTAAAGCTTGGTTGTAAAATTCCAATGCTTTGGGATACTGTCCTAGACTAAGGTAAACTTACCCAATACTGCCCAGAATCGTCCCGTATCCCGCCTGATCGCCAATTTCTTTAGCAAAGGCTAAAGCTTGATTTAAGAATTCCAAAGCTTTGGCATACTGTCCTAGATTGCGGTAAACGAACCCAATATTATTGAGACTCTTGCCGTATAGCGCCTGATCGCCAACTTCTTTAGCAATGGCTAAAGCTTGGTTGTAAAAGTCTAAAGCTTTGGAATACTGTCCTAGACTGACGTAAACTGACCCAATATTGTAGAGAGTCGTCCCGTATAGCGCCTGATCGCCAATTTCTTTAGCAAAGGCTAAAGCTCGCTCAAATGTCTCTAACGCTTCTCTAAACCGGCCTTGATTATACTGCTGAAGCCCTATCCCGTTAAGCCGAATCGCTTCGTTTCTTCTGTCTTGCGTGGTTGACACCGGCACGGCAATTACCGGCTTTCCTAAACTTATCGGCAGCAGGGGAATGCCGGCATTTGTGAGCAGAACAAGGGTGAGTGAACTGAAAGAAAATAAAGGCCGGCGCATGGGTAGATGCCTCCGCAAATCCGATAAAATTTGGTTGGTTTAATCTTATCTATGTTTGGCCGGCGAACACTTATGCAATTTTAAAAAGAAGAACCGGCTTGTTTGAGAAATTCCGTTTCTTCTGCTGTAGATTCCCGTCCCAGAATTTCGTTGCGATGGGGAAAGCGCCCAAATTGCTCAATGATTTTTAGATGCCGAATTGCATAATCAAGGGTTAAGGCGCTGTCGGGAGAATCTTTTAGTTGTTGAAAAAGCTCAACACACTGGCGTTGATGTTCTAAGTTTTCGCTGTGTTCAAATGGCAAGTAAATAAACTGTCGCTGCACCGGCAGCAGTTGTTGATCAAATTCGTGATCAACGGCATACTGAGCGGCAGCTAACGCTTTATAATCCGTCGCAAAGGCTTGTGGTTGACCGCGAAACATATTGCGGGGAAATTGATCCAGCAAGATAATTAAGGCGAGACAACTTTGGGGTGATTCTTGCCAAGAATCATAGTTGCCGGCTGCTGCTAATTCGTATTCAGTGAAAAACCGCGAACGAATTTCTTCATCAAATACTGGATTTTTGGTATACCAGATGTTCCGAGTGTTGCCATATTCTGCATCTTCAGGATGACCAAACCAGAAGTTTAAGATTTCATTCACTTGTGGATGTAGATTCATAGTATTTGTTAGGTAAAGGTGAGAAAATGAGGCCAGAATTTAGGGGATGTAAGGTTTTATAGCGAAATCTCCGAGGGTGAGGGTGTAATTTTGTTGGGTGCCGGTGCCGGCGAAGGTAATAATCACTTCACAGGCGACTGCTACGGTGAGCATAACTAAATTTCTGGCAAGTGGATAGTCGCAGATGTCATCATTGGCAGGAGAAGGAACGCGGTAGTTGTCATTCCAAATGATTTCAGCATAATCTGAAGCTAACCCGACGTGCAGGCAGGGAACGGATGCGCCGGCACAGTAACTTTTTACGGCGTTTCTGCTTGTACTGTTGTCGAAAGTATCGATAACAATAGCAGGTTTTCCTAACAGTTGTACGGCGTTTTGCTCGGTTAATTCTTTAGTTTGCGCCTCTACTTTTACTCCTAAAGCGCGGTAAAGTGTATTTGCCAGAATTTTAGCTTTAAAAGCTCCCACATCTGAGCGATAGTAAGGTTGGGTGGATAGGTTGCGTTCTTCAATGCGATCACGATCAATCACTTTGAGTTGAGCGAAGCCGGCACGCGCTAAATTTTCAGTAATATTGGCACCTAATGCGCCGGCACCGCATACGATTACAGGCAATTCACGGATTTTTGCCATGACTGCCGGTGTTCTGTGAAGTTGTTCGTGAAAAAAGATAGACACTCTTACCTCCTACTTATTAACAAAAAATTGATAATTTATTTTGAAATATTGCAGCTTTATAAGAATGAGTTATTGCCAAATAACATTGCTAAAGTAACTGAAAAGATTGCAGACATATAATCCATAACTCATGATTATTTATTTCTAATTACAGAAAAAACAACAACAATGAGTTGTTGCAATCTTTTCAAGATACTTAGATTAAATAGGTTAGCCGTTTTTATACCTAACGTGCTAATACTATCTTTACCGATCTTCAACAACTCCGACGAGAGATTGCAGGTCAAAATTACGATCCAATCCGCTAAGGCAGATGCCGGCGCTGATGGCGGTGAGATCGTTTTTGGAAATCGCACTGGTATGTTGTTCGCCATTGCCGGTTGTCCACTCAACGATCCAATAGTCATCGCGATCATGGAATTGTTGCAGTTGACCTCCACCCATTTGCAATGCTTTTTGCAGGCGTTTTTCATCCCATTGCTGTTGCATTTGAGCTTCAAATTCTTTGGTTTGTTGTGCCACGAGTTGATAAACAGTCCGCATTTCGGGAGTCATGCCTTTAAAGCGCACCTCTGCCGGCGGTGTCACTTGCTTTAGCGCTTCTCTTAACGCTTCAGCCGGCATGGGATCGGCGCGGCGATCAGTTTCTTCAAACCACCAACTGCATCCATCCCATCGAGCGATAATTGGCTCAAATGTTGCACCCTCACTCACCAAATACACTGGCACCGGCTTGACACAACCCAGACGCTGACGGACATCTGATTCATTAACAGGGTAAGCGAACCACGTTTGTTTTTGCAACTTATAGGCTAGCGACAAACGCACCGCCGGCAGATGTTGCAGATATTCTGTCACCTG from Microcoleus sp. FACHB-68 includes:
- a CDS encoding GDSL-type esterase/lipase family protein; its protein translation is MSIALKKAPTWALLSLLTNILLILTIFVLLLRNEFRSASLQTSEGNTTKLEQKQPVPPELGPRHQWTYQQWVAQLEREAQAAAQNKPKRLTVLAGDSLSLWFPAKLLPAGRAWLNQGISGETSNGLLRRLTLLDRTQPETVFVMIGINDLIRGVTDEAILDNQRLIIQDLRWVHPNVEIIIQSILPHSGAQATWEGRDRLLAIPNSRIRELNRQLALLAEEEGVKFLDLYQLFTDPQGNLRIELSSDGLHLNEQGYLVWRSALQLFTQLELDRQPPAEY
- a CDS encoding CHAT domain-containing protein, with the translated sequence MQYSIIREEFKIGDKQEWRESELYIWVINPAGVVTFRKADLKPLWQQQNTNLAKLVTVTRESIGVRGLGIISVELGPEAVQKQQANQTQSLQKLHQLLIAPIADLLPSDANSPVVFIPQQALFLVPFAALQDEKGTYLIDKHTILTAPSIQVLELTRKQRQTVLGKEMLIVGNPTMPSISLQVGEEPVQLSELKGAETEAQEIAKLFNTQPLIGSQATETAIKQQIYGAKIVHLATHGLIDDFGFGVPGAVALAPGGKEDGLLTSGEILDLKINAELVVLSACDTGRGEITGDGVIGLSRSLISAGTPTVIVSLWAVPDAPTANLMSQFYRNLQQDPNKAQALRQAMLTTKQQHPNPRDWAAFTVIGEAE
- a CDS encoding tetratricopeptide repeat protein; this encodes MRRPLFSFSSLTLVLLTNAGIPLLPISLGKPVIAVPVSTTQDRRNEAIRLNGIGLQQYNQGRFREALETFERALAFAKEIGDQALYGTTLYNIGSVYVSLGQYSKALDFYNQALAIAKEVGDQALYGKSLNNIGFVYRNLGQYAKALEFLNQALAFAKEIGDQAGYGTILGSIG
- a CDS encoding DUF924 family protein produces the protein MNLHPQVNEILNFWFGHPEDAEYGNTRNIWYTKNPVFDEEIRSRFFTEYELAAAGNYDSWQESPQSCLALIILLDQFPRNMFRGQPQAFATDYKALAAAQYAVDHEFDQQLLPVQRQFIYLPFEHSENLEHQRQCVELFQQLKDSPDSALTLDYAIRHLKIIEQFGRFPHRNEILGRESTAEETEFLKQAGSSF
- a CDS encoding ThiF family adenylyltransferase; the encoded protein is MSIFFHEQLHRTPAVMAKIRELPVIVCGAGALGANITENLARAGFAQLKVIDRDRIEERNLSTQPYYRSDVGAFKAKILANTLYRALGVKVEAQTKELTEQNAVQLLGKPAIVIDTFDNSTSRNAVKSYCAGASVPCLHVGLASDYAEIIWNDNYRVPSPANDDICDYPLARNLVMLTVAVACEVIITFAGTGTQQNYTLTLGDFAIKPYIP